The Chlorobaculum sp. MV4-Y genome contains the following window.
TACCGGCAAGAAGATCGCGGCCTGCAAAGCAATGATCAAGGAACTTGGCATCGAAAACGTCATTGCCCTGCATTCAAGAGTCGAGGAGCTGAAAGGTGTGATCTTTGACACAGTGCTCAGCCGTCAGGTTGCGCCACTCGAAGAGTTATGCGCCTACAGCGCCAGGCTGCTCAAACGCGATGGGGTACTCATCTGCCTCAAAGGCGGCAGCCTCAATGAAGAGATTGCCGAAGCGGTGCTGTCAAGGGAGAAGCATCTGGGATTCCCCGCCTCAGTGGATCAGCTTCCGATAGGAGAGATTGATCCGATGTTCTCGGAAAAGCAGATAGTCATCGCCCGCTGGTGATCGAAAAGATCGAGCGAACGATGACTACCGTGTTTTTTGCAATCTGAGAAGGTGTCACCTTTATTCGGCAGCCTCACCACCCTCTTTTTCCTTCGATCCGGCCTCGGCTTTCTTGGAGCCTTTGACGCGCTTTGCGCGATCCTGCCTGGCGGCTACCGGCGCAACGGACGGCACCTCGGCATAATCCACCAGCTCGATGACGGCCATCTTGGCGGCATCGCCACAGCGCGGAGCGAGTTTGATAATGCGGGTGTATCCGCCGTTACGCGAGCCGATTCTGCCCACGATCTCTTCGAAAAGTTCACGGACGGCCTCTTTGTCACGAAGGGCACCGAAAATCTCACGCTGGGCGTGGTGGGTTCCCTTGCGCGCCTTGGTAATGATCTTCTCTACAACCTTGCGGGTTTCCTTGGCTTTCGCCTCGGTGGTTTCGATACGCTTGTGGATCAGCAGCTGCGTCGAAAGGTTCGACAGGGTTGCTTTTCTATGGGCGCTTGTTCTCCCGAGTTTTCTTGCTGGCTTGACTTTACGCATTTCTTGTTTCCGCTCTCATTGATGTTCAATAAAACAAATGGCCTATCTCAACCCTTCATCTGGTAACGGGTGATATCCATCCCGAACTTGAGGTTGAACTTTTCAAGCTGTTCCTTCAGTTCGGTCAGCGACTTCTTGCCGAAATTTTTGTAGTTGAGCAGCTCCTCTTCCCTTCTGGAAACCAGGTCACCAAGCGAATCGATTTCGGCGAGTCTCAGGCAGTTGTGCGAACGAACCGAAAGATCCAGATCCTCGATTTTGGTCTGCAGGAGCTTGCGCATGCTTTCGAACTCGTCGTCGAGCTGCTTGTACTCCTCCTCGGAGAACTCCTCTTCAGTCGGAGAGAAGTTGGCGAAAAAAGAGATATGATCGTTGATGATCTTGCCGGCAAGGCTGATCGCGTCATCGGGAGTAATCGAGCCGTCGGTTTCAACATCAAGAACCATCTTCTCATAGTCAGTACGCTGGCCAACGCGAGTGTTCTCGACGGTCAGCTTGACATTCCTGATCGGAGTGAAGATCGAGTCGATGGCAATAAAGCCGATCGGCATCCCTTCGCTACGATTCTCCTCGGCAGGGACGTAACCGCGTCCCCGTCCGACATAGATGTCGATGGTAACGGTTGCCTCAGAATTGATCGTGGCGATATGCAAGTCCTTGTTGAGCACTTCGAACTCGCCATTCTGGGCTACGATATCTCCGGCAACAAAATCTTTCGGCCCTGCAAGCGTCAGGGTTGTTTTGCAACTGCGCTTGCAGCTTGACCTGAAACGAACCTTCTTCAGGTTCAGCACAATCTCGGGTACATCCTCGCGAACGCCCTCAATCGTTGAAAATTCGTGAAAAACCCCATCGATCTTGATCCCGGTGATTGCCGCTCCGGGAAGAGAGGCCAGCAGAACCCTTCTCATGGCATTGCCCAGCGTAACTCCGTATCCCCTCTCCAGCGGCTGGGCGATGAAACGCCCGAAACTGCCGGTGTGGGTCGCTTCATCCACATCGATCTTTGCAGGCATCTGCATCTGGTATATCATAGTCTTGCTACCTTAAGGATTCAAAAAAATCACTTGGAGTACAACTCAACAACAAGCTGTTCGTTAAAGGGCTCCTGTACATCGACACGCTCGGGAACTGCAAGAAATACAGCTTTTTTGTTGGCTTTGTCCACCTGGATCCATGCGGGAATCCTCGACTCGGACGCCTTGTTCAGCGAATCAGCTACAGCGTCGAGATTGCGGCTTTTCTGGCGGAACTCGATCTGGTCGCCAGGGGCAACGAGATAGGAAGGAATATTGACCTTCTTCCCGTTGATCAGGAGATGACCGTGAGAAACGAGCTGACGGGCACCTGCACGCGACGGAGAAAATCCGCAACGATAAACAACGTTATCGAAACGCCTTTCGAGAAGCTTCACCAGGTTGTCGCCGGTAACACCTCGCTGGGCAACCGCTTTTTTATAATAGTTTCTGAACTGCTTTTCGAGGATACCATAAAGATATTTCATCTTCTGCTTCTCTCGGAGCTGCAGTGCATATTCCGACACTTTGCCCTTGCGGGACTGGCCGTGCTCGCCGGGAGCATACGGACGTCTTTCGAGATATTTTTCCGCCTTGGGAGAAAGCGCTATCCCTAACCTGCGTGATACTTTGGTAATTGAGCCTCTGAATCGTGCCATAGCAATTGCTTCATTGATAATTCTTGATAATAACCGTCAGACCCTTCTGCGCTTGGGCGGCCTGCAACCGTTGTGCGGCAGAGGCGTAATGTCGCGGATAGTCTTAACCTCCAGACCCGCGCCCTGAAGCGCCCTGATGGCGGCATCGCGACCCGCGCCGGGGCCTTTGATGAACACATCAACGTGGCGCATACCAAGGTCAAACGCTTCCTTGGCAGCCGCCTCGGAAGTGACCTGCGATGCGTACGGGGTATTTTTCTTGGAACCCTTGAAGCCGTTCTTGCCGGCGCTCGACCATGAGACCGTATTGCCGAGTGTATCGGTAATCGTCACCATGACGTTATTGAACGAAGCCTTGATATGGACGGTACCTTCTGGGGTAACCTTGACTTTCTTTTTTTCTTGCTCGCTGTTGCCATGAGTCTGTCGGTGTTTTATCTCTCTTGTTGCTTGATTGCTCCGGGCATTACTTCTTGCCTGCCTTCTTCTTGCCGGCAACCGTCTTGCGCTTGCCTTTTCTGGTACGAGCATTGGTACTGGTGCGCTGGCCGCGGACTGGAAGTGAACGGCGGTGGCGAAGACCACGGTAACATCCGATATCCATCAGACGCTTGATGGAGAGCTGCTGCTCAGCGCGAGCTTCACCCTCGACCGTGTACTCGTTACCGATAATTTCCCTGATGGCGTGCGCCTCTTCGTCACTCAGCTCGGAGATTTTCTTTTCAGGAGCGATGCCGGCTTTGGCGAGTATGTTCTTGGCGGATGTTTTCCCGATGCCATAAACATAGGTCAGGCCGATGACCGCATGCTTGTTCAATGGCAAATTAACCCCAGCTAACCTCATATTTTTTTCTCAAATCTGTTGATTGTTCCTGAAGATCACCCCTGGCGCTGCTTGTGGCTCGGATTCACCTTGCAGATCACAAATCGTTTTCCTTTGCGCTTGATAATCCTGCAGTGCTCGCAACGTTTTTTGATAGACGAATATATTTTCATGGTAAACCCCACATGCTATGATTGTCCGGTCTGTCCAAAATATGAAAAGGCATGTAATGTAATAAATACATCCTTAATAATCAACCGGATAAAGGACGATTATTTCTGTTTTTTACTTGTACCGATAGGTAATCCTGCCTTTGCTCAAGTCATAAGGCGAAATCTGAACCTTGACCTTGTCGCCGGGAAGGATTCGGATATAGTGCATCCTGATTTTGCCCGATACGTGAGCAAGCACTTCAAGACCGTTTTCAAGCTTGACCCTGAACTGTGCATTGGGAAGGGCTTCAAGAATTTCGCCTTCCACCTCGATTGATTCTTCCTTGGCCAATGTGTATCTCTCCGCTTTCTGATCGTTATGAATATGATTCTGATGCTTGCCCTGCCTGCGTTACTTCGTCAGGATTTCCGCCTGACCTTTCCCGATGGCGATGGTATGCTCAAAATGGGCTGAATAGCTTCCATCCTCGGTCACCGCGGCCCAGGCACCCCGCTTGCTGACCGCCCAGCGGGAACGCCCGAGCGCGATCATCGGCTCAATGGCCAGCGTCATTCCAGAACGAAGCTTCACCCCGGTATGAGGTCTTCCGTAATTCGGTACGGCCGGCTCTTCATGCAATTCGCTGCCGATGCCATGGCCAACCATATTCTCGATCACACTGTAGCCAAATGAGCGTGCATGCTTTTCAATTGCTGCCGAAATATCATGCAGGCGGTTTCCCTCGACGGCCTGCTCGATGCCAAGCTCCAGACACTCGCGGGTAACATCAACCAGTTGCCGCACCGCAGGATCGACCTCGCCGATGATGTACGTCCGCGCTGAATCTCCATGATAACCGCTCTTGTATACTCCGCAATCGACCGAGACGATTTCTCCTTCGCGAATGATGCGCTTTGCACTCGGCACACCGTGAACAACCTCCTCATCGATTGAAACGCAAAGCGTCGCCGGATAAGGAGTCACGCCAGACTCGCCCTTCGGAACGTAATTCAGAAAACTCGGTACAGCGTTATGATCTCTGATGAACTGCTCGGCAAGCTCGTCAAGGCGCTTGGTTGAAATACCAGGTCCAATCTCGCTCTCCAGCATGTCAAGCACGCGGGCGACCAGTCCTCCAGCCTCCCGCATCAGTTCTATTTCCCGTTCGCTCTTGATGGTGATCATGACCCGCCTCTTGCTTACCGGCGTCCTCGCGCCTTGGCCGTCTTCATGAATCCGTCGTAATGACGCATCATCAAGTGGCTCTCAACCTGCTGAAGCGTATCGAGTCCAACGCTGACGACGATGAGCAGGCTTGTGCCGCCGAAAAAGTGAGCGAACCCGGGAGTCACATTGGCGAACTTGGTCAGGAAGGTCGGCAAAACGGCGATTACTGCAAGGGCGATAGCACCTGGAAGGGTGATCCGGGTCAGAATGTTGTCGATGAACTCTTCGGTGCTCTTGCCGGGACGGACGCCCGGAATGAACCCACCCTGACGGCGCATCGTATCGGCAACCTCTTTCGGGTTGAAGGCGATAGCCGTATAGAAATAGGTGAAAAAGACGATCATCAGACCGAAGACGACTGCGTAAAACCATGAGTCGTAGGCGAACGCGGCCGCAACCTTTTGCATCGCCTCACTCTCGGGGAAAAACGAAAGGAAAGTGCTGGGCAGAAACATGATCGACTGGGCAAAGATGATCGGCATGACGCCCGCCGTGTTGATCTTCATCGGGATGTACTGCGTACCGCCGCCGTAAACCTTGCGGCCAACGACGCGTTTGGCATGCTGTACGGGAATCCTTCTCGTGGCGACGGTCAAGAGTACGACGATAGCCACAATGGCCACCATCACCGCCATAATAACGATCTCGACAATCCAGTTCTTGTTGCCAAACGAAACCGACTGGACTTCAGCAACCAGCGAGGCCGGGAACCTTGCCAAGATACCAATCATGATGATCAGCGATATGCCGTTTCCGATCCCTCGTTCAGTGATCAGCTCGCCAAGCCACATAACGAACACGGTGCTGGCAGTGAGAATAATGACCGCAGTGATGGTAAAGAAAAAACCCGGATCGGGCACAACCACCTTGCCGAACGATGATGGACTCGAAAGGTTGACACTCACGCCCCACGCCTGCAGCAACGCTATAAGAATCGTGCCGTAGCGAGTATACTGGTTGATCTTCTGACGCCCTTCTTCACCCTCTTTCTGGAGCTTCTGCACATAAGGAGTCACCGCGCCAAGCAACTGGATGATGATGGAGGCCGAGATGTACGGCATGATGCCAAGAGAAAAGATCGAGGCGCGAGCAAACGCGCCTCCAACAAACAGGTCAAACAGACCGAACAGGTCGTTTGAATGAGAGGTGGTTGCACTCGCTACCGCAGAGGCGTCAACCCCTGGGATGGTGATATGCGATCCCAGCCTGTAAACAAACAGAAGCAGGAGGGTATACAGTATACGCTGCCTTAACTCCGGGATTTTATTGATATTCCTGATACTCTCAGTAAGCTTCATGGCAGCTCATTCCCTGATTCAAGACTTGACCGATTTCTTCTCTTTCTTGACCTTGACAACTTTGGCTTTAGGAGTCAAAAGAGCCTCTTCAAACGGCAGACCGTTGACCTTGGCAGCCTCTTCGAGGGTGCGGTACGCTTTGACGATCTTGCCGCCAGCCTTGGTGATCTTCTCTTCGGCACTCTTGCTGAAGAAGTGTGCCGTGATGGTCACTGCTGAAGTAAGCTCACCGTTGCCGAGAACCTTGAAATACTCCTGGTTGCTGGCGTTGCACAGGTGCTTGAGATCGAGAACGCTGATCTCTTCGCCAACAAGCCCTTTCTCGATCCACATCTGGATCTGGGCGACGTTGATGCAAGCCACAGCCTTTCTGTTGGGCGGAGTAAAACCGAATTTCGGAAGCCTGCGGTAGATCGGCATCTGACCACCCTCGATGACCGGACGCTGGTAGCCGCTGCGCGACTGTTGGCCTTTGTTGCCCTTGCCCGCTGTCGTACCATTACCTGAACCGGGGCCGCGACCGACCCTTTTTCTTGCCTTGACTGCGCCTTTGGCAGGGCGGAGTGAACTTAAATCCATTGCTTTGATTCCCGACTGTCTTTATTGATTCTGTTAAAGCTCTTCAACCTTGACAAGGTGCTGGACGACGCGAATCTGCCCTCTCGTGCAGGCGTTGTCCTTGATTTCGACCTTGTGGTTCGGCCTTCCCAGACCGAGAGCCTTGATCGTATCTTTCTGCTTCTTGGTGCCGCCGATAACGCTGCGCACCTGGGTAACCTTTATCATTTTCTCGCTCATGATCACCTTGTCTCCTGTTTAGCTTTCAAATACCTCTTTCAGGCTCTTCGAGCGGCGCTCTGCCACATCGTTGGCGTCAGAGATGCTCTGAAGTCCCTTGATAGCTGCCTTGACCACGTTGTGCGGATTGGAGGAGCCGAGAGACTTGGTCAGAATATCATGGATGCCAGCCATTTCAAGCACGGCCCTGACTGCGCCGCCAGCGATCAGTCCGGTACCAGGGGTAGCCGGCTTCATCAGCACTTTGGCCGAACCGTATTTGGCGACAATCGGGTGGGGAATGGTTCCCTTGACGATCGGCACCTTGATGACATTCTTCTTGCCATCCTCTACGCCCTTGGCGATAGCGTCCTGAACTTCGTTCGCTTTTCCGAGTCCGTATCCAACATGACCTTCCTTGTCACCGACAACCACAATAGCGTTGAAACCGAAGCGCTTGCCGCCCTTGACCACCTTGGCGGTCCTGTTGATGTGCACCAGCTTCTCTTTCAGATTCAACTCACCGGGCTTGATATTCCTGTCAGATTTTTTCGACATGTACGTTCTCTCTTTGAAAAGTTTTAAAAGATCAGGCCTGCTTCACGGGCACCGTCGGCCAGGGCCTTGATGCGACCGTGATACCGGAATCCGTTTCTGTCGAAGACGACACTGGAAATACCCTGTGCAAGAGCCTTCTCGGCAATCTGCTTGCCGATCGCTGCACTCACCTCGGATTTGGTACCGGTAAGTCCGGCATTCTCTTTCGACATAGTCGATGCTGCCATGAGGGTCTTGCCGCTCTCGTCGTCGATCAGCTGCGCATAGATCTGTGAAAGACTCCTGAAAACGCACAGTCTTGGCCTTTCCTGGGTGCCACGCACGACAGCCCTGCTGCGTGCCTTGATTTTCTGCCTGCGGGCAGCTTTATCTACTTGGCTCATTATCTCTAACCGTATAAATGTTTTTTACCTGACTTGTTTCGCTCATGCGGCGCAACGGCTTACTTGCCGGCAGCCTTGCCTTCCTTGCGGCGGATGACTTCGCCTTCGTACTTGATACCCTTGCCGCGATATGGCTCCGGTTTCCTGAAGGAGCGAATCTTGGCGGCGATCTGGCCAACCAGAGCCTTGTCGATACCGCTGACAAGAACGGTGGTCGGATCCGGCACCTCAATCTTGATCTCGGCAGGAGCCTGGAAGTAGATCATGTGCGAGTATCCGAGGGTCAGCGCCAAGAGGTCACCCTTGAGCTCAGCGCGGTAACCGACGCCGGACATCTCGAGTTTGCGGGTGAACCCTTTGGTCACACCCTCGACCATGTTGCTCACCAGCATACGGTACAGACCGTGCATGGCACGAGCGCGCTTGCTGTCGTCTTTTCTCTGGACGGTCACGGCGCCATCGGCAACCGAAATGATAACTTCATCGACCAGAGCCTGGGAAAGCGCTCCCTTCGGACCGGTCACGTTGATCATATTCTCCTTGACCTCGACCTTAGCCTGATCAGCGAGCCTGATTGGCATTTTTCCTATTCTTGACATGGTAAACTGATGCTCTTTGGCTTATGAAATTAATAAATACGGAACAGCACCTCGCCACCGACGTTCTGCTCGCGCGCTTCCTTGTCGGTCAGGATGCCTTTCGAGGTCGAAAGGATGAACAGACCAAGCCCGCCGAGGTATCGCTTGATATCCTTGCCCTGATAAACCCTGCGGCCAGGTTTGCTGACCCGGCTAATCTCCTTGATGGCGTGCTGGCCATCCTGCATGTATTTCAGCTCGACACGAATGAAAGGGAACTGCTCGGAGGTGATCACCGTGTAGTTCTTGATGTATCCTTTCTCAAGAAGAAGCTTCGAGAGATTTTCCTTGACTCTGGTATAAGGAATATCGGTCGTCTTGTTTTTTGCACTACCGGCGTTTCTGATCCGGGTGATGAAATCGGCTATGGAATCCGTTACGGGCATGGCTCTAACAGTTGGTTACATTCGTAAATGAACAGACATCTTTCTCTTGGTCTCCGCAGGCGCGCTTACCAGCTCGCTTTTCTGACACCGGGAAGCTTTCCTTCGAGGGCCAGTTTGCGGAACATGTGGCGGCAAAGTCCGAACTTCTGGTAGTTGCCGCGGCCACGTCCGGTCAGGACGCAACGGGTGCGAACCCGCGTAGCTGAGCTGTCTCTCGGAAGCTTGCTCAGCGCCTGGTAATCGCCTGCCGCTTTCAGCTCCTCACGTTTAGCCGCATACTTTTCGACGAGCTTCTTCCTCTTTTCGTTTCGTGCAATGATGCTTTTCCTTGCCATCTTGGTACAGGGCTATGATTTATTGGTTCTTTTTCTTGAACGGCATGCCGAGCAGGCTGAGCAACTCGTAGGCCTCTTCGTCCGTTTTCGCGGAAGTGACGAAGCTGATATCCATACCGTTGATTCTCGGTACCTTGTCGATGTCGATCTCAGGGAAGATAATCTGTTCGCGGATACCTGCATTATAGTTTCCACGGCCATCGAAACTCGTGTCGCTCAGGCCACGGAAATCGCGGATCCTCGGCACAGCGACCGAAATAAAGCGATCCATGAACTCAAACATGATCTTGCGGCGAAGGGTAACGCGGCATCCGATAGCCTGTCCCTCGCGAAGCTTGAAGTTCGAAATAGCCTTTTTGGCCTTGCGAACCTGCGGCTTCTGGCCGGTGATCTGGCCAAGCTCTTGCATGGCGGTTTCGAGCAGCTTCGGCTCCTGTGCGGCTTCACCGACACCAATGTTCACCGAAATCTTCTCAAGGCGGGGCACCATCATGATGCTCTTGTACTTGAATCGCTCCATCAGTTTCGGAACGACGGTCTCACGGTAGTAAACCTCAAGGCGGGCAGGCATTGCAACTTCCTGCTCTACACTCTCTTTTTTTGACATCTTTGCTTGTAATTTTTCACAGGATGGTCTTGGTCATCCTGCCTTTTAACGAAATCTCTCTCAGCTCTTCTTGACGTTCGAGGCATGAATCGGAAACTCGCGCTCGATGATCGATCCCTGGGGCGTTCCCTGGGTCGGACGCATGTGGCGCTTCCGGATGTTGACGCCCTCGACAATCACGCGGCCTTTCTGAGGGAACACTTTCAGGACTTTGCCTGACTTGCCCTTGTCGTTACCGGCAATGACCGTTACCTCATCGTTTTTCCTGACGTGGAGCTTGACCTTTTTGATACCAGTTTTCATGATTGACCTGTATGATAGTAATTCTTGAACGTGAGCGGGAGACGGGACTCGAACCCGCGACCAACAGCTTGGAAGGCTGTGACTCTACCAGCTGAGTTACTCCCGCTGATCGGCTCTCAGAGAACCTCTGGAGCCAGCGAAACGATCTTCATATATTTTTTGTCGCGAAGCTCGCGTGCCACCGGGCCAAAAATACGGGTACCTCTCGGCTCGCCCTGTGCGTTGAGCAGCACGACAGCATTTTCGTCAAACCTGATATAGGAGCCATCCTTTCTTTTCTGCTCCTTGACGCACCTGACCACAACTGCCTTGCAGACATCTTTTTTCTTGACGACGCCACCAGGAACCGCAGCCTTGACCGATACCATGATCTGGTCCCCAAGCGCGGCATAACGCCTGCCGGTACCACCGAAGACATGAATGCACCGTACTTTTTTCGCTCCGCTATTATCGGCGACAACCAGATTAGTTTCTTTCTGGATCATCCTGCATTAACCCCTTTAAATGATAGTGAATCCGTTACTTGGCCTTTTCGACGATTTCAACAAGCCGGCAACTCTTGTTCTTGCTGAGCGGCCTGCATTCGGTGATCCTCACCAGATCGCCGACACCGGCCTCATTGTTCTCGTCGTGAGCCATCAGACGGGTTGTCTTCTTGAAGTACTTCTTGTAGACCGGATGCTGAACCCTGCGCTCGACGGCAACAACGATACCCTTATCCATGCTATCGCTTACAACCTTGCCCAACCAGCTCTTTTTTCTGCCCCTTGTTTCAGCTCTACTTGACATTGCTGCGTTGTCCATTTGTTATTCTTCTTGTTGAAACCGGTTATTGTTTACTGACGCACCCACTTGTCAGGCGTTGCTTTTTTCCTGCCTGTCGATCTGGGTGAGCCTGGTTTTCATCCGGGCGATATCCCGCTTCGAATTACGGAACACCATCGGGTTCTGCGCCGGTTCGATCGCCTGGTAAAAGTTGAGATCGGCCAGTCTGTTTTCGAGCTCTTCAATCTTTGAGAGGAGCTCTTTCTTGTCCATAGCCGCTATTTCATAGTTTTTCATAATACGCTTCTCTGGCGGTTAGATTGCACGTTATCCTTCGTAATCTGGCCTGACGATGAACTTGGTTTTGATCGGCAGCTTCTTTGCAGCAAGCCTGAACGCTTCGACAGCGACTTCGCGCGGCACACCATCAGCCTCGAACATCACGCGGCCCGGCCTGACGACGGCAACCCAGAACTCCGGTGAACCTTTACCGGAACCCATGCGGGTTTCCGCAGGCTTCTTGGAAACCGGCTTGTCAGGGAAAATCCTGATCCAGATTTTTCCGTCCCTCTTCATATAACGGTTCATAGCGATGCGAGCGGCTTCGATCTGGCGGCTGGTGATCCATGCCGGCTCCATAGCCTTCAGGCCGAAGGAGCCAAACGTCACCGCTGTTCCACGCTGGGCGTTGCCCTTCATGCGGCCACGCTGCGTCTTTCTGTATTGAACCCTCTTTGGCATTAACATACCGGCAACTCCATTCTCAGTTTCAAATTATATGGTACTTGTGTCAGGTCAGGCTTTCTTGGCCGGACGGCGGCGGCGCTTGGCTCCACGAGCATCGCCACGTCCACCTCTGCCACGGGAATCACCACGGCGTTCCTGCATTTTCTTCATCTCTTCCTCTTCGATGGCATCGAGCCTCTGAACGAGAACCTCGCCCTTGTAAACCCAAACCTTGATACCGATAGCACCGGCGATGGTGTGAGCGGTCACGCTTGCGTAATCGACATTGGCACGGAGCGTGTGAAGCGGAATCTTGCCCTCTTTGTACTGCTCTGCCCGGGCGATTTCAGCGCCGCCAAGACGGCCTGCGCAACGAATCCTTACGCCTTCAGCGCCTGCCCTCATAGCCTGCTGGATCGCCATCTTCATGGCGCGGCGGAAAGAGACGCGATTTTCGAGCTGGTAAGCGATATTCTCGCCGATGAGCTGCGCTTCGATCTCCGGCTTGATCACCTCGACGACGTCGATCTTGACCTCTTTGCCGGTGATGCGGGTCAGCTCCTGGGAAAGGTTGTTGATCTCTTCACCCTTGCGGCCAACGACAGCACCCGGACGAGCCGCATAGATATTGATCTTGATATGCTTGGTTGTGCGCTCGATAACAATCTTGGCAATACCGGCCTT
Protein-coding sequences here:
- the rpmC gene encoding 50S ribosomal protein L29, whose amino-acid sequence is MKNYEIAAMDKKELLSKIEELENRLADLNFYQAIEPAQNPMVFRNSKRDIARMKTRLTQIDRQEKSNA
- the rpsH gene encoding 30S ribosomal protein S8, which gives rise to MPVTDSIADFITRIRNAGSAKNKTTDIPYTRVKENLSKLLLEKGYIKNYTVITSEQFPFIRVELKYMQDGQHAIKEISRVSKPGRRVYQGKDIKRYLGGLGLFILSTSKGILTDKEAREQNVGGEVLFRIY
- the rpsN gene encoding 30S ribosomal protein S14, which codes for MARKSIIARNEKRKKLVEKYAAKREELKAAGDYQALSKLPRDSSATRVRTRCVLTGRGRGNYQKFGLCRHMFRKLALEGKLPGVRKASW
- the rplN gene encoding 50S ribosomal protein L14 gives rise to the protein MIQKETNLVVADNSGAKKVRCIHVFGGTGRRYAALGDQIMVSVKAAVPGGVVKKKDVCKAVVVRCVKEQKRKDGSYIRFDENAVVLLNAQGEPRGTRIFGPVARELRDKKYMKIVSLAPEVL
- the rplE gene encoding 50S ribosomal protein L5 codes for the protein MSKKESVEQEVAMPARLEVYYRETVVPKLMERFKYKSIMMVPRLEKISVNIGVGEAAQEPKLLETAMQELGQITGQKPQVRKAKKAISNFKLREGQAIGCRVTLRRKIMFEFMDRFISVAVPRIRDFRGLSDTSFDGRGNYNAGIREQIIFPEIDIDKVPRINGMDISFVTSAKTDEEAYELLSLLGMPFKKKNQ
- the rpsQ gene encoding 30S ribosomal protein S17, with the translated sequence MSSRAETRGRKKSWLGKVVSDSMDKGIVVAVERRVQHPVYKKYFKKTTRLMAHDENNEAGVGDLVRITECRPLSKNKSCRLVEIVEKAK
- the rplX gene encoding 50S ribosomal protein L24, with the protein product MKTGIKKVKLHVRKNDEVTVIAGNDKGKSGKVLKVFPQKGRVIVEGVNIRKRHMRPTQGTPQGSIIEREFPIHASNVKKS
- the rpsC gene encoding 30S ribosomal protein S3; translation: MGQKVNPTGFRLGIIKDWTSRWYDDGPVIAEKIKQDQVIRNYVQARLKKEKAGIAKIVIERTTKHIKINIYAARPGAVVGRKGEEINNLSQELTRITGKEVKIDVVEVIKPEIEAQLIGENIAYQLENRVSFRRAMKMAIQQAMRAGAEGVRIRCAGRLGGAEIARAEQYKEGKIPLHTLRANVDYASVTAHTIAGAIGIKVWVYKGEVLVQRLDAIEEEEMKKMQERRGDSRGRGGRGDARGAKRRRRPAKKA
- the rplP gene encoding 50S ribosomal protein L16, with amino-acid sequence MLMPKRVQYRKTQRGRMKGNAQRGTAVTFGSFGLKAMEPAWITSRQIEAARIAMNRYMKRDGKIWIRIFPDKPVSKKPAETRMGSGKGSPEFWVAVVRPGRVMFEADGVPREVAVEAFRLAAKKLPIKTKFIVRPDYEG